gtgtggaggcacggatctggagaagggttaaaaaaatattctgctgcactgaaagttcccaagagcaaagTGGACTCCATAATTGTTAACTGGAATacttttggaacaaccaggactcttcctagagctggccgctCCACTTAACTAAGTAATCGGGGGAaaggggccttggtaagagaggtgaccaagaacccaatggtaacTCTGGtttcaaagatcctgtgtgcagatgggagaaacttccagaaggtcagccATCACTGCAGTACTCTACCAATCTAAGCCTTTTGGCAGGATGGCcgtaaagaagcctctcctcagtaaaagacacatgaaagcccaaaacagcacctaaaggactctcagactgtgagaaagaaCATTCTCTGGTCTGATTGATTGGACTTTTTGGACTCGATTCTAAgagtcatgtttggaggaaaccaggcaccacTCACCACCTGCTCAATACCATCtctacagtaaagcatggtggtggcagcatcatgctggggggtgtttttctgcaaaTGGAACAGGGAGATTGGTCAGGGTCGAGGGAAGGCTGAATTGAACGAAGTACAGATATATTCTtagtgaaaacctgatccagggcACTCTGGACCTCGGACTGGGCCGAAGGTTcacctttcaacaagacaatgactttttaaaggataactgtcgtatatatatattttttggagtattggattgtggtgattaatatcaccttggtggccctatttcaacttttcactgtgtattcaattaccccttaattccacatttttgttccctgtactgcctacttttacctgtgcttaaaatagggttgctaggcatggtctgtcTATCTGTTGATGGACGGAGCACtcagcgtgcaggctcacattactgacagccagggactgtaagtaaatgattaaagccaggtcctccccagcagctgataacagtgcctgggctgtgtgcacttctccctgtccctgcgcttggcagacgctccttcactcagcagagctggagaatgcagagttgaagcagcgcacaacagggaagggagatctgccatctgctcagtgtataaatgaaagcaacatgtggtacatGTgtgtttgtgctgcaggagattaaccctttagggggagggctctggttactgacacttttggggggctattgttactggctggtgagggcaggtgggattagcctcagggggggcagtggcggccatcttaactgaatagtgaaattgcagttttatgcagactggttgctaagggctgaatcttattaaatatagggtaagtcagtctaatagtaaatgattctggaatatcatgttattagtaactacatatataaaaaattgaaattagggtctaaatgtgacagttatcctttaagcataCAGCCAAGAAAACACAGGAGTGGctgagggacaactctgtgaatgtccttgagtggcccaaccagagccctgacttgaacccaatcaaacagCTCTAGAGAGACCTGAAAATTTGCTGTCCACCAACAATCCCCATCCATCCAGTCAGAGCTTGAGAAaaactgcagagaagaatggcagaaaatccccaagtcCAGgtttgcaaaccttgtggcatcatacctgagaagactggaggctgtaatcgctgccaaaggtgcttcaggtAAGTCCTGAGTAAAAGGTCTGAATGTCactgcaatattttagtttttccttttcataaaattagcaaagatttggaAAATTTTGTTTCCACTTTTTCATTATGGGGAAAAACTagatttttctatttttgcatAACAAAATGTATAAAAAGTAAAAGAGTCTgaggactttctgaatgcactgtatttaCCAAACCACCACTACTGGGATCTGGTGTGAGAGGGATCTGACAGCATAATCATCAAGTCAACACACAGGCGGCCTTACTTTTTTATGCCTAGcctagggaaaataattacatattGTTTGCTTTGGACAAAccatcagttttttgtttttttttgtagatgGTGTCCTTTACATTTATAGATAGAGCTCTGAGTGAACCGTATATATCACATTTTGGTTATACTAATATTGTATTTATCACTTTAAGGACTCAGAAAGTTGTCTCCAGCCAAGGTAAAATCAAAGTGAATCCTATGTTCATGCTGGACAGCCTTGTGGACATCATCTGACATGGATGGACAGAGGATAGACAAGTACCAGAGCCACCTCACTAACAGGATACTAAACCTTACACTTGAGATAATCTTCATTCTAACTGGAGAGGTAAGGGATTATGTGAACTGGGTCATATGGCACCACTTATCTTCATCAATAACTTGATAGGTAATGGGTTCTGCGAATGTATATAGTGATTTTGATCAGCGCCTTTCTCTATACACAGGATTATGCAATAGTGAAAAAGAAATCTGGAGAGCATGTAACCCCAAAAAGCTCACCCATTATGTTAGGAGGAAGGAGTAAGACCCAGTTCACAGACCCTTCATCTCTCTTGCTGATACATGAGAGGAACAataagcagaagatcctagaactaacCAGCAAGATcactgagctgctgactggagaggtgagcgctgccgggaatgctgggacattaaagTAATCCTAATGGTGTCTTTACACATTGGATGAAAGACGGCAGGACTGACCCATACCAAGCAGCGGATGTcaggggaaagaaggatcagCTATGTTAgctttcaacatgcctgattctTGTTCTCACCAGAGATAGGCCGTTGCCAGACATATTTTGAAGATTCATACTACTGGCTAGACACACCAATTGTAGGTTCGCAGTTTTTGaaggaggttttgaggcagatttttcagccaaagccagaagtggaaccATCAGGAAGAAGTAAAGGTCCTGTGTTTATACTCCGAttccttttgaatccacttctgactttggctgaaaaatctgcaagaaaatctgcctcaaaaacgCCTCCAAAAAACGCAGTGTGAACTTACCCTAAGATGAAAAGTCAGCTGAAACCAAGAATGAGCTGACAACCTTATGTGTATGGTGGTCTCCTGACATATGCACTCAGGAAAAGGGGGATCCGCATGTTAGATTTCACCATGCCCAATCATTTTATTCCAGTGGGAGATAAGCCTCTGCCAGCGGGGTCTGGTAGTGGCTTTCCCCCGTATCTTCAATGAAAACTCATGCTGAGCTGAAAGGGACAACTGTTGGCTGACATCTATATAAAGTATATATGGCAGCTTAAAGAggttgcctcacttcagcaaatggcatttatcatgtaggcaaTATTAATCTGCTGTGATTGTCCattcattaatttttccatcgcattatacactacttgttccaggggttatggccaccactgcaGCACAATCACAAAGTTTCCTGTATGAGAGCTGCTGCACATGCGTGCCTATGCACGCTCCACTACTTCCTATagcagtggtggccataacccctggaaatgagcaatgtataatgcgatggaagaaTGAATCAagccaaagaaggcaatatggacaatcacaatacattagtaagtgccttgtattaacgttgtctacatgataaatgccatttgataaagtgagacaacccatttaagagaGGTATCTGAATGCTACATTATGTGTGCCAGGTCCCTTTAAGGTGTGAAGATGTTACCGTCTATttttccatggaggagtgggagtatttagaaggacacaaggatctctaCAAAGATGTCATGATAGAGAAACAACAGGCCCTCACCTCACCGGGTAAGAGAACTAACCACCTTCAGTAGAATCTGTATAAACTGAATACAATTGTAGATGTTTTACCTTTTTTGCTTTACTTCCAACAGATTTACCAAAAAATGTCCAATTTGAATATCAATGGGCTGATCGTAAGAATAAACCAGTCCTGTGTGATGGAGCAGACACTAGAGACACCAAAATTTGCACACCTAATATACCTTTAGATGActtaaaacaatataaatttccACATATTAAAGAAGAACCAGTGTCATTTGAAGAGGGAAGTCTTCTACACTCTGAAATATATACACCTTCAGATCGTATACATTATAAATCATTTCATATTGAGGAGGAGCTATGTGATGAAAGGTACCTCACAGCCTCAAAGATGTTTACACCTACAGAACATATCCAAAAATTCTCATCTCCATACATTAAGGAAGAACAAGTCTCCTGGGAGGAAGATCATCTTCTAGACATTGACATTTATACTTCCAGAGATCATCTGCAATACCCACCTACTCTTGTTAATGAAGACCCAGGTTCATTGGAAGAACGGAGGCTCAGAGATGCCAACATTTATACACCTGTAATGAACACAAAAACGCGATTTATGGCTGTGAACCAAGCAACTCATGCCTCAGGTCAAACATATTATATCTTTGAGGATCAAAAACATCTCAATGACAGCTCAGAGTTCTTAGGACATAAAGCTTCTCAACTTTTTGAATGTTCCAAATGTGGGGATTGTTTCAGAACAAGGTCACTCTTTGATGTCCATCAGAGAATTCATAAAGGGATGAAAATATATCCTTGTCAGGAATGCGGAAAATGTTTTAGTtgcagtgcccaccttacacTTCATCAGCGGGTTCATACTGGGGAGAGACCTTTTTCCTGTTCGGACTGCGGCAAATGTTTCAACCGTAATGCTCACCTGACGGTGCACCGTAGGATACACACAGGAGAGAGACCATACTCTTGCAACATATGTGAGAAGAGTTTCAATTGTAGCGCCAGCCTTATTGTTCATAGGAGAATTCACACAGGTGAGAAACCTTATCCTTGCCTTGTATGCGGTAAACGTTTTTCCACCAACTCTGACCGTGCAAAACATCAAAAGGTCCATACTGGTATGAAATCTGTCTCTTGTTTGGACTGCAAGAAAAGCTTCAATTGCAAGTCGCATCTGATTAAACACCAGAAAATTCACATTAGTGAAAAGCCTTATTCTTGTTCTGTCTGTGGTAAACGTTTTGTCCAGAAGCCACTGCTGACGTTGCATTTAAAGACACATACAAACCAGTGACTACATCTTATTTCTCCTTACAAAAATGTAAACTATATCATACCCGCTGTAGAATGCTTTAGTAAAGCTATTAGGGGTAATTGCTCCTAGTAAATGCCTTCCGAGGTCCTCAGCAGGAAGCCAAAGTGAGGCCTCTAAGTACATCAGAGCACTTTCTTAAGCGTCATAAGATGCCCTGCGTTGTGTATGGCGATGTGGCATGTGCTGAGTtgaactatatacagtatatgggaaAGGAAAGATGCTCTGCACTGTGTATTTGTAGGTCTCTGAAGAACCTTATCTTATGCTTGGCAGACATGAGATGCTTCAGACTGTGTATTCTGGAAAATATAATGTAATGGGAAAGATAACAAAAATATGGTGCTTCTGGCTGGTCAACAGGGCTCTCTGTAGGgcagaataagtcatcaatatcagaaatgcgggggtccgacacctaggaCCTCCGCTGATCAATTGTTAAAAGAGCCCAGGCTTTCTGTTAATGCCGCAGCCTCTTCCAAGACCAGTGACTTCACCGTACAATGGTCACATGGCCAgctgcaactcagccccattcaagtccatggggctgagctgcaataccaagcacagccgctatacatagTGCAGcattgtgcttggaaagctgccgggagccCACAGTGCTCACTATAGCTAGGG
This window of the Bufo bufo chromosome 6, aBufBuf1.1, whole genome shotgun sequence genome carries:
- the LOC121004114 gene encoding zinc finger protein 566-like isoform X1 — translated: MDGQRIDKYQSHLTNRILNLTLEIIFILTGEDYAIVKKKSGEHVTPKSSPIMLGGRSKTQFTDPSSLLLIHERNNKQKILELTSKITELLTGEVPLRCEDVTVYFSMEEWEYLEGHKDLYKDVMIEKQQALTSPDLPKNVQFEYQWADRKNKPVLCDGADTRDTKICTPNIPLDDLKQYKFPHIKEEPVSFEEGSLLHSEIYTPSDRIHYKSFHIEEELCDERYLTASKMFTPTEHIQKFSSPYIKEEQVSWEEDHLLDIDIYTSRDHLQYPPTLVNEDPGSLEERRLRDANIYTPVMNTKTRFMAVNQATHASGQTYYIFEDQKHLNDSSEFLGHKASQLFECSKCGDCFRTRSLFDVHQRIHKGMKIYPCQECGKCFSCSAHLTLHQRVHTGERPFSCSDCGKCFNRNAHLTVHRRIHTGERPYSCNICEKSFNCSASLIVHRRIHTGEKPYPCLVCGKRFSTNSDRAKHQKVHTGMKSVSCLDCKKSFNCKSHLIKHQKIHISEKPYSCSVCGKRFVQKPLLTLHLKTHTNQ
- the LOC121004114 gene encoding oocyte zinc finger protein XlCOF8.4-like isoform X2, which produces MDGQRIDKYQSHLTNRILNLTLEIIFILTGEDYAIVKKKSGEHVTPKSSPIMLGGRSKTQFTDPSSLLLIHERNNKQKILELTSKITELLTGEVPLRCEDVTVYFSMEEWEYLEGHKDLYKDVMIEKQQALTSPDLPKNVQFEYQWADRKNKPVLCDGADTRDTKICTPNIPLDDLKQYKFPHIKEEPVSFEEGSLLHSEIYTPSDRIHYKSFHIEEELCDERYLTASKMFTPTEHIQKFSSPYIKEEQVSWEEDHLLDIDIYTSRDHLQYPPTLVNEDPGSLEERRLRDANIYTPVMNTKTRFMAVNQATHASGQTYYIFEDQKHLNDSSEFLGHKASQLFECSKCGDCFRTRSLFDVHQRIHKGMKIYPCQECGKCFSCSAHLTLHQRVHTGERPFSCSDCGKCFNRNAHLTVHRRIHTGERPYSCNICEKSFNCSASLIVHRRIHTGPDASMLLSLRPISFCLQSVPEF
- the LOC121004114 gene encoding gastrula zinc finger protein XlCGF66.1-like isoform X3; translation: MDGQRIDKYQSHLTNRILNLTLEIIFILTGEDYAIVKKKSGEHVTPKSSPIMLGGRSKTQFTDPSSLLLIHERNNKQKILELTSKITELLTGEVPLRCEDVTVYFSMEEWEYLEGHKDLYKDVMIEKQQALTSPVVKSDFLLKVPISWRHATFLCKDATYFMRKKIWPV